GGGGTACAGGGTGCTGTACGCATAGCACGTCATTTCCCTAATCGCTACCATCCTGATTATCCGAAGATGATGGTATTGAATACCATCTTCGGCGGTTACTTTGGTTCCCGCCTGATGAGCAATATCCGTGAGGAGAAAGGTTATACCTATGGTATTTCTTCGCAGGTATACAATTTCCGCCAGGCAAGTGCTATCAATATCCATACGGAAGCTGGCAGAGATGTGTGCGAAGCAACGATTGAAGAGATTTATAAAGAGATGCGCATCATGCAGGACGAAGTGGTGGATGAGGAGGAAATGGCGCTGGTACGGAACTTTATGATCGGGTCTATCCTGGGTGACCTGGATGGGGCTTTCCAGATTATACAGCGCTGGAAGAACCTGATCCTCAATGACCTGGATGAGAATTACTTCTATAATAATATCAGGACTATCAAGACGATTTCAGCGGAAGAACTGCATGTGTTAGCTAAGCAGTATTTCAAGCCGGAAGATTGGTATGAGCTGGTAGTAATATAAAAATATTAAAATGGCTTGTTCGAAGGACAAGCCATTTTAATATTCCCGCAAACAGGGAGGTCTTGCCGTGGGCAAGACCTCCCTGTTTGCGTTTTAGGGTAAAATATAGTTATTATTATTTTTTGCTATATTTGTAAACCTAATCATATCTTATGAAATTACTTTTACTATGCCTGCCATTGTGCATAACGCTGACCGTATTTGGACAAACCAGAAAAACAGCTGTAGACTCTATTGAATTACGCTATCAGGAATGTTTAAGTCAGGGTGGAAACTCTTATAACTGCGCACTGGCCTACTATCAGGAAATGGATAGCCTCCTCTCCGCCGTTTACAATCAGGTCTACAATAATCTGGACAATCCCCGCCGCGAAACTTTAGAAATCGCTCAGGCTCAATGGACTGAAAAGAAAGAAGCCTATTTCAAAGACATCGAAGTCCGTGCTGAAAAGAAAAGACCGCTAACCCTTGCTGGTCTGGACGACGATATGATTCTCACAGACAACAAAGCAGCATACCTGAAACACAGAGTGATAGAGCTGCTCAAGAGCATCCACTCCTGATTAATGATGGGTGGCCCGGCGCTTGATCATGCCTCCCTTTGTATCATTAATGTTGTGTTGCACTATAAATGCTTTTTCATCTATTTTCTCTATTTCGTCAATGATTTTGTGCACTTCCAGGCGGGTAACCACGGTGTAGATAATATCAATCTCCTTATCCACTGATCCACGCTTGCCAAAACCACTTTGTCCCTTGAATACGGTCACGCCTTTCCTCAGGGTCAGTGTCAATGTTTTGCGCACCAGTTCACTTTCATTGGAGATAATGGTGAGGGCGATGTATTCTTCAAAACCGGAGATTACATAGTCTACCGTTTTGGAAGCAGCCAGGTAAGTCAGTATCGCATACAGTGCGGTTTCAATATTAATGAGTATAGCCGCTACACTGAAGATGACCAGGTTGAAGTACATAATCACTTCTCCCATGGACATCACTGTCTTGCGGTTGATGTAAAGGGCCAGTACTTCCGTACCATCCAGTACGGCACCACCTCTTACTGACAAGCCGATTCCGGCACCTAAGAAGAACCCGCCGAAAATAGCGATCAGCAGGCGGTCGCTGGTGATAGTTGGTACTTTGATAAATACGAGCGCACAGGCCAGGCCCACAATGGCACACATAGCCTTGATGGTAAATTCAACAGAAAGCTGCTTGTAAGCCAGTAATATAAAAGGGATATTGATGATGACCAGGAGTACGGAGATATTCCATCCGGTTAGTCGGTTGATAAGCAGGGAAATACCCGTTACGCCTCCATCCAGAAATTCGTTTGGCATTAGAAACCCCTTTAGGCCAATGGCGGCCAGCAGCACCCCAATTGTAATCAGGGCGATATCCTGCAGGTTCTGGATCAGGTTAATTCTGGCGCGGGTTTCCTTAGTGTTCGGCATGATAGGTACGATTTAATTACTATTATTTTCATTGCCGTTCGTGGTGTTTACATCCGCTCCTGGTGGCGCAACCATCTCTCCGGGATCTCATTATTGCTCGCCAGCAGGTAATCGTTATAGGCACAGGGTAAGAATTCTTTCCCAGGCATCTGCATCCACCAGCGCCCGGTCTTTTTACTTTTCAGGAATACGGTTTCAATGTCCCCGCATACAATATTAAACTCCCAGAATGCTTCGCGGTCCTGGAGCATGGCTTCTTTATTCCGGATAGCTACGCCATCCATAAAATACCACATCATCTGTCCAATTTGTTTAGCCGTCAGCTGGTTTCTATCCTTTTCAGGACGATAACCATAAATGCCGAAGGAACTCAGGCGAACGCTCATACCTGCATAGCGGGAGAGCACACAGGCCTCATCGCCAGCCAACCCGTTAGGGGAGAGAGTATTAGCAGGAGCATCGGAGTTTTTAATAACATTGATATCCAGGCTCAGCATATCTGTGTTCCGCAACACCGGTTCCATCTCGTCCATATTTTCTCTCACCTTGCCAAGGCGGTAGCAATCGAACCGGAGCTTATCCAGTGTTTCCAGCATCCGGGGATGCACATAGAAACTCTGAAAACCGAGGTGATTGTAATGACGGATGTAATTGGGTTGTTCGGTGAACATTTCCATGAGGAAACTGTCTGCCGGGATTGTTGAATCTTCTTTCAGGTCTATCAACGCATCGGCCACAGTGGCTTCTATCACATATTTCTGCGTTGCGTAAGCCTTATATTGTGCATAGGTCAGGTCGTGGGAACCGCCCAGGATAATTACTGTTTTTTGGGAGTTAACCAGTTCGGCCACTACTGTTTTCAGGCCGGCATAGGTATCAGTGAGCTCAATACCAGGGCGCAGGTTACCGATATCGGCAATCTTCACTTCTTTGTGCCAGTAGAAGAGGTTGAAGAATTCACGGCGGATGGCATCTGCAGCATCCGGTCCTTTTTTGCCGGGACCATAACCGCGTTCATCAGCAGCACCTACTAATATAATGTCAGCCGCATCCAGATCAGGAATGTTTCCATCTTCATAGCAATCACAGATGGCACCGATCTGGTACTCATCATATTCCAGTTCATTGTTCAGGTCTGCTTTTGAGATGGGAATCAGGTAATCGTGAAGTTGCGCGAAGTCTGCCATCAATAGAAATTTGTTTGCTCGCAAACCTACGAATCAATTGTGAATTAACGACAAACGTGAATAAAGATAGTAATCGGTTATGTTACTGATACACGTAGCAATGCCTGACTGATGGCATCAGGGTGTAGAGTGACGACCCGCCTGCCACTACAATTGAACTGTCTGGTATTTAGTTCTTATGTATGATGAATTCAAAAGGTTTGACTTCTTTTCTTGATAATGCTTTTTGCAGTACTGGACGCTTGCTGGTAATTTTGTTCCTGTTACAATCAGCCACTTCCATTACGTTACATAGATAGTCCATTGTTTCTACCATGGATAGCATTTCGTTAATCTGTCTTACAGCATTTTGAATTTGTTTTTCGCTGTACCTGTCTTCATGCAGGACAAACAATAAATCCCTTTCAACCTGTTTCATTAGAATAAATTGATTGTTCCCCTAAATGTTGTTTAAAGGCGTGTTCAATAGGCGTAAGTGATTTGGTGTGCTCAACAACTGGATGTACAAGGTCTTTAATATGCGCGGGAACGATCCTGCTATTTTCAATAAAGATCAGTGCATGCGTTTTTTATTCATAGTAGGACATCCGCAGTCGTTTTTCTTTAAAACTTTACAGCTCTGTCCGATTATACTAATTGTGGCGCAAAGAAGAAAGATAGTCAGCCATTTATTTGATTTCATACTCTATGTTGTTTCCTCAAAAATGTTATAGATGCCAATCTGTACGAGAGTTTACCTTTTCTTAACAGTGCGCATTTCTAAATTAAGCTAATTTCGTAAAAATTTCAAATATTTGCCTACAAAATCTGCGCGTAAAACAGTTCTGGTAGTCCCTCTGGACTGGGGATTAGGTCATGCAACCCGGGATATCCCTATCATTCACGAATTATTAAACGCAGGCTGTAATGTAGTTATTGCTGCCGAAGGGAAACATGCTGCGTTATTAAGCCAGGAGTTCCCACAGCTGACTATCCTGCCGCTTCCCGGATACCGCATCCAGTATGCTCAAAAGGGCTGGTTCTTTGGGCCGAAAATTATTCAGCAAATCCCTCAGATCATCAAGTCTATCAAGTTTGAGCAACGATGGCTGCAACAGGTTGTGAAGGAACACAACATCGACGCTGTCATTTCCGACAACCGCTTCGGCCTTTATCACCGCGACATCCCTACTGTTATTATCTCTCACCAGTTGTTGATCAAGACCCCGTTTGGCGGGATCATTGAGACTATCCTGCAAAAGATAAATTACAGCTACATCCGTAAGTATGGCGCCTGCTGGATACCGGACTATGCCGGTTCCAACAACCTTTCAGGTATATTGGGTCATCCGAAAGTGTTGCCTCCTAATACTACCTATTTAGGTTGCCTCAGCCGTTTTGAGAACAGACCAGATGTACCTAAAAAATACGATCTGCTGGTCCTGATTTCAGGACCTGAACCACAGCGATCCAATCTTGAAAAAATGGTACTGGAACAAGTAGCTGCATTGCCTATCAGTGCGCTGATCGTAAGTGGTAAACCAGGTACGCCTGAAACGAAACAGGTCACCCCACGTATTCAACAGGTGAACCACCTGAATGCAAAAGAATTGAATGAAGCAATGTTGGGTGCCGATATGGTGTTAAGCCGTTCTGGTTATACCACCCTCATGGACCTTGTAAAGCTGAATAAGAAAGCGATATTAGTACCTACGCCCGGCCAGTCTGAGCAGGAGTATCTGGGTAAGTTCCTGATGAAAAAAGGGTTCTTCTATAATGTGAATCAATCTGAATTCAGGTTGGAGAAAGCATTGGAGGATATCAAAACATTCCCGTTCAAGTCTTTTGAGCATGAGGAAGATATGGAACAATATAAACAGGTAGTAAGAAATTTTGTAACCTCTTTATAAAGATCAAAAATTCAGGCGAATTTTTGAGGGGTTTGTGAAGTGTTGCAACCAGAAGTCGCAACACTTCACAAACTATAAAAATTATTTTTTTGCAGCCGCTTCCAGCCCTTCTACATTCTTCTTATCATTCCCGATAAAGATCTCTTTCCCCACGATACTCACAGGTCTCTTCAAAAAAGAATATTCCTGCAGGATCAGATCATGATAATCTTTCTCCGTCAGCTCTTTTTCATGCAATCCCATAGGACGATATTTCTGTGATCTCCTGCTAAACAACGCCTCATAGCTTCCCGCCAGTTTATGCATTTCTTCCAGCTGCGCTGGTGTTATTTTCTCCGTCTTTATATCCTGCAACTCAAATCCATTCTCCTTTGCCTTTACCGCATCTATAATCTTTTTACAGGTATTACAGGTCGACAGATGGTATATTTTTTTCATGTGCGTTTCTTTGAGAGCAAAGATCCTAACTCAGGCGATATATTTCATAATTCATAGTTACTTTTGGCAGATGCAAAAGAAACTTTTTTTACTGGATGCCATGGCTCTCATATATCGCGCATACTATGGCCTGATCCGGAACCCTCGCCTCACCAGTGCTGGTCGTAACACCAATGCCCAGTTTGGGTTTACTTCCACGTTGATAGACCTGATCAATAAAGAAAAACCTACACACATGGCTGTGGCATTCGATACGCATGCCCCTACCGAAAGACATACCTCCTTTGTCGATTACAAAGCGAACCGTGAAGACGCACCTGAAGATCTGCTTGACGCTATTCCTGATATCAAACGTATTATCACCGGTTTCAATATCCCTTGTGTTGAATTAGACGGTTATGAAGCCGATGACGTAATCGGCACCCTGGCCTGGCAGGCTGCTGAAGCGGGTTACACCGTATACATGGTGACACCGGACAAAGACTATGGCCAGCTCGTAAAAGAAAACGTATTCATTTATAAACCACCTTACATGGGTAGCAAAGAAGAAATTCTTGGCCCTAAAGAAGTGTGTGAAAAATGGCAGATCAAAGATGTGCACCAGGTAATTGATATCCTGGGGCTCATGGGTGATGCTGTCGACAATATTCCTGGTATTCCGGGGGTAGGAGAGAAGACCGCCATGAAACTGTTAGCCCAGTACGATTCTATCGAAAATGTACTGGCCAATGCAGACAAGATCGGTGGTAAAATGGGAGAAAAGATCAAAGCTGGTGCGGATAGCGCCATCCTCTCCAAACAACTCGCCACTATCATCACCGATGTGCCTGTGACCTTCCACGAAGAAGACTTCTGCATCAAAGACCATAACAAAGAAGCTCTCTCTGAAGTCTTCATTGAACTGGAATTCAAAACCCTGGGCAAACGTATTCTCGGCGATACCTTTGGTTCCAGTAGTGAAGTTACTACTAACGGTAAAGTTCAACTGGATCTATTCGGCAACGTTACCGCTACCTCTGCGGCAGCTACCACTGAAGATACCCCTGAACAGATCGTAAGTATCCTCGTTGCTGAAAAGAATATCAACAATACACCACATAACTACCACCTGGCGGACACACCTGAAAAAAGAGCGGAACTGCTGGCCACACTGCTCTCCAAACAGGAAGTATGCTTCGATACCGAAACGACAGGTACCGATGCAAATGCAGTAGACCTGGTAGGAATGAGCTTCTCATTTGCAGCCGGCGAAGCCTGGTATGTGCCCGTGCCTGCTGACAAAGCAGGTGCACAGGCCATTGTAGACGAATTCCGTCCGCTCTTCGAAACTACTCACATCGTATTCATTGGCCAGAACCTGAAATACGATATGCTGGTACTCAAATGGTATGGTGTAGAGATCAAAGCACCTGTATTTGATACTATGCTTGCCCACTACCTAATAGAGCCGGAAGGCCGACGTAGT
This Chitinophaga sancti DNA region includes the following protein-coding sequences:
- a CDS encoding lysozyme inhibitor LprI family protein, yielding MKLLLLCLPLCITLTVFGQTRKTAVDSIELRYQECLSQGGNSYNCALAYYQEMDSLLSAVYNQVYNNLDNPRRETLEIAQAQWTEKKEAYFKDIEVRAEKKRPLTLAGLDDDMILTDNKAAYLKHRVIELLKSIHS
- a CDS encoding YitT family protein; the protein is MPNTKETRARINLIQNLQDIALITIGVLLAAIGLKGFLMPNEFLDGGVTGISLLINRLTGWNISVLLVIINIPFILLAYKQLSVEFTIKAMCAIVGLACALVFIKVPTITSDRLLIAIFGGFFLGAGIGLSVRGGAVLDGTEVLALYINRKTVMSMGEVIMYFNLVIFSVAAILINIETALYAILTYLAASKTVDYVISGFEEYIALTIISNESELVRKTLTLTLRKGVTVFKGQSGFGKRGSVDKEIDIIYTVVTRLEVHKIIDEIEKIDEKAFIVQHNINDTKGGMIKRRATHH
- a CDS encoding formimidoylglutamase, whose translation is MADFAQLHDYLIPISKADLNNELEYDEYQIGAICDCYEDGNIPDLDAADIILVGAADERGYGPGKKGPDAADAIRREFFNLFYWHKEVKIADIGNLRPGIELTDTYAGLKTVVAELVNSQKTVIILGGSHDLTYAQYKAYATQKYVIEATVADALIDLKEDSTIPADSFLMEMFTEQPNYIRHYNHLGFQSFYVHPRMLETLDKLRFDCYRLGKVRENMDEMEPVLRNTDMLSLDINVIKNSDAPANTLSPNGLAGDEACVLSRYAGMSVRLSSFGIYGYRPEKDRNQLTAKQIGQMMWYFMDGVAIRNKEAMLQDREAFWEFNIVCGDIETVFLKSKKTGRWWMQMPGKEFLPCAYNDYLLASNNEIPERWLRHQERM
- a CDS encoding glycosyltransferase; translated protein: MPTKSARKTVLVVPLDWGLGHATRDIPIIHELLNAGCNVVIAAEGKHAALLSQEFPQLTILPLPGYRIQYAQKGWFFGPKIIQQIPQIIKSIKFEQRWLQQVVKEHNIDAVISDNRFGLYHRDIPTVIISHQLLIKTPFGGIIETILQKINYSYIRKYGACWIPDYAGSNNLSGILGHPKVLPPNTTYLGCLSRFENRPDVPKKYDLLVLISGPEPQRSNLEKMVLEQVAALPISALIVSGKPGTPETKQVTPRIQQVNHLNAKELNEAMLGADMVLSRSGYTTLMDLVKLNKKAILVPTPGQSEQEYLGKFLMKKGFFYNVNQSEFRLEKALEDIKTFPFKSFEHEEDMEQYKQVVRNFVTSL
- a CDS encoding arsenate reductase family protein — its product is MKKIYHLSTCNTCKKIIDAVKAKENGFELQDIKTEKITPAQLEEMHKLAGSYEALFSRRSQKYRPMGLHEKELTEKDYHDLILQEYSFLKRPVSIVGKEIFIGNDKKNVEGLEAAAKK